The Streptomyces kanamyceticus genome window below encodes:
- a CDS encoding LysE/ArgO family amino acid transporter: MGSALTAAATGFGTGLSLIVAIGSQNALVLRQGIRREAVPAVVAICAASDAVLIAAGVAGVGTVVTAWPPALTLVGLTGGGFLLTYAVLAGRRALRPSAMTATGATAGSRRGALLACLAMTWLNPHVYLDTVLLLGSVAAGHDALRWAFGAGAMIGSLCWFTALGYGARLLSGFFARPASWRALDVVIAVTMAVMGATLILKAL, translated from the coding sequence ATGGGATCAGCACTGACCGCCGCGGCAACCGGATTCGGCACCGGACTCTCACTCATCGTCGCCATCGGCTCGCAGAACGCCCTCGTCCTGCGCCAGGGCATCCGCCGCGAGGCCGTGCCCGCCGTGGTGGCCATCTGCGCCGCGTCCGACGCCGTGCTGATCGCCGCGGGCGTCGCGGGGGTCGGCACCGTGGTGACGGCCTGGCCCCCGGCCCTGACCCTCGTCGGCCTGACAGGCGGCGGATTCCTGCTGACGTACGCCGTACTGGCCGGGCGCCGGGCGCTGCGCCCCTCGGCGATGACCGCGACCGGGGCGACGGCGGGCTCGCGGCGCGGCGCGCTGCTCGCCTGCCTCGCCATGACCTGGCTCAACCCGCACGTCTACCTCGACACCGTCCTGCTGCTCGGCTCCGTCGCCGCCGGTCACGACGCGCTGCGCTGGGCGTTCGGGGCGGGCGCGATGATCGGCAGCCTCTGCTGGTTCACCGCGCTCGGCTACGGGGCGCGGCTGCTCAGCGGGTTCTTCGCGCGACCCGCGTCGTGGCGGGCCCTTGACGTCGTGATCGCCGTGACGATGGCGGTCATGGGTGCGACGCTGATCCTCAAGGCACTCTGA